The following coding sequences are from one Lolium rigidum isolate FL_2022 chromosome 6, APGP_CSIRO_Lrig_0.1, whole genome shotgun sequence window:
- the LOC124660874 gene encoding nucleolar protein 58-like: MKLGRLCLYPPPPAKRRRWSARSLPAKQRRGDAPHYVSRCGEDELVLLLFETPSGFTIFTFCALLFDEPDPMEFIWAQFAENWSSNMIVWPNEFQTFEDKSSAINENTGVNERLAEMIMKHRCPGQKMAVGKPEYKRIIEERLGIPCLYGPIVMELMWGIQKWLSHSVPGEKSRLTEDDRLPLSQGLQNFLSRYDCNVKPEMVNDKIIKTAAFLFFECDSIEKDNYVALRKAADHIKNLSGISCEDWGLLKIAIALKIVCWPEEAGNAFEMISEDVVSKLVKDAPLYENVLDMDSCLGIYNHMMYAHKVRIKKKELLKSLIEEAKEAYEAG, encoded by the exons ATGAAGCTTGGGCGTCTCTGCCTctatcctcctcctccggcgaagcGGCGACGGTGGTCCGCTCGCTCTCTTCCGGCGAAGCAGCGAAGAGGCGACGCTCCTCATTACG TGTCCAGATGTGGGGAAGATGAACTGGTGTTACTGCTGTTTGAGACACCTTCTGGCTTCACAATTTTCACATTTTGTGCATTGCTGTTTGACGAACCAGATCCCATGGAG TTTATATGGGCTCAATTCGCTGAAAATTGGAGCTCAAACATG ATTGTTTGGCCGAATGAGTTTCAAACTTTTGAGGACAAGTCCAGCGCCATTAATGAAAATACTGGTGTTAACGAAAGACTTGCTGAGATGATCATGAAGCATCGCTGTCCTGGGCAGAAAATGGCTGTTGGAAAGCCTGAATATAAAAGAATCATTGAAGAAAGATTG GGTATACCCTGCCTGTATGGTCCAATTGTGATGGAGTTAATGTGGGGCATACAGAAATGGTTGTCACATTCTGTGCCTGGAGAAAAATCACGGCTGACTGAAGATGACCGACTCCCATTGAGTCAAGGACTGCAAAACTTCTTGAGTCGTTATGACTGTAATGTCAAACCAGAGATG GTCAATGATAAAATTATTAAGACGGCTGCCTTCTTGTTTTTTGAGTGTGATTCTATTGAGAAGGATAATTATGTAGCCTTGCGTAAGGCAGCTGACCACATCAAGAATTTATCTGGCATTAGCTGTGAGGATTGGGGCTTACTGAAAATTGCAATAGCCCTAAAGATTGTATGTTGGCCTGAAGAAGCTGGCAATGCTTTTGAG ATGATTTCAGAAGACGTGGTATCAAAGTTGGTGAAGGATGCACCATTATATGAAAATGTGTTGGATATGGACTCTTGCTTGGGAATCTACAACCATATGATGTATGCTCATAAAGTTAGGATTAAGAAAAAAGAACTGTTGAAATCATTGATCGAGGAGGCTAAGGAAGCATATGAAGCTGGATAA